A single region of the Pseudomonas sp. VD-NE ins genome encodes:
- a CDS encoding HEAT repeat domain-containing protein has protein sequence MNSKIYEEYNYWLGPNEDSNWNEYITEQVAHGVLGKFNAMDWQQLNEAILSKEEYWQERSATALGELRSPEAIEILKKLLDSTFSKVAVAAASELDWTEAVIEEKYSNKIQRIIDNLPDEEIDCYPELKNLLKKSKNQGS, from the coding sequence ATGAACAGCAAGATTTACGAAGAATATAACTACTGGCTTGGACCGAATGAAGACTCAAATTGGAATGAGTACATTACTGAACAGGTAGCTCATGGAGTTTTAGGAAAATTTAACGCCATGGACTGGCAACAACTTAATGAAGCAATTCTTTCAAAAGAGGAATACTGGCAAGAAAGAAGCGCTACTGCTCTCGGAGAGTTGCGATCGCCCGAAGCGATAGAGATTTTAAAAAAACTTCTTGACTCTACGTTCTCCAAGGTAGCAGTCGCCGCAGCTTCCGAACTTGATTGGACTGAAGCAGTTATTGAGGAAAAATACTCTAATAAAATCCAGAGAATAATAGACAATCTACCCGATGAAGAAATTGATTGTTACCCTGAACTCAAAAACCTATTAAAAAAATCAAAAAACCAAGGTTCCTAA
- a CDS encoding polymorphic toxin type 47 domain-containing protein, translated as MDRVAFVDNQLNTFKDSLKLYQEQTKTWYARAADKASRAADLPSLLGMERVIKVGDTSKAVSMTDGNFTSNVAQCPLKGPLLIESKFESVYDIPIGEIEVEIVAVEGGAVSKVKLDAQGKAAWTGGIPGKFYEIRVHNEVTPAQIDALFSSYSGVTADLEGFLRKEWAGFKPQWSNVSTSGTAMAIGTGILEGGWEAIKGVWDGINQVLDILQDPGKFKDDLGAGAQKLIDIAQSTPDVMKKAMLLASDEAALFLLVRSAVIWLAGLPPMKMAGDIAKMTTAMVVGIAIDIVIGVVLTIAAEGTGVIYLAARLKKYGELVINAVVGFVKSLFKIINGFMEYVAKYTAVAARGVTAKVRNGVSELRFDGKKNAKLAEGKIADDASKQATTPANKSAEPVSCTRVDKCPVSMVTGEELLTLTDGQLDGLLPFEWTRLYRTSAVEIDCGLGYGWSHALAHRIEINGDEVIWTDHENRSTPFPLPTEQRPAITNSLSRAAIFLGDDPSELILAQAGKRPSFYHFRFNSKGATLIAISDSYGNRLHVTRDIHGRIKRLDNGAGRALLLRYDRKHIVAVDYQQFLPADNLEDAWNTVQTLVTYSYDTQHRLIEAKNAAGEAEHYRYNEQHVILERQLAGGAAFYWEWENEGKLSRCTHHWANFSQMEAHYAWDDKGSVTVTNADGSEEVYTHDDQARLISKIDPDGAEHLKAYNDKGQLIAQKDPLGAVTEYRYNDNGLMTAVIPPEDEATTYEYINGFVSDVHRGKASWKYQRNRQGDITQQIDPDGNATLYSYDPQGRLLEIRHPDGSRHQLGWNNLGQLLEERLPDGGQRKYRYDALGRQITRQEESGAITQYQWDAANRLAQVTLPGGATRAFTYNAYGNVTAERDELGRITRYEYAENLHLVSRRINPDGSQLRYRYDNSRLLLTEIENERGEQYHLDYYTNGLIQQETGFDGRRTAYEYDLNGQLLKKTEFGDDGSELVTEYQRDAAGRLLVKTLADGEEIHYSYDALGRLVNVDDGHWPLAYKYDLQDRLIEEHQGWGTLRYEYDSVGQLKHCRLPDGSKLDYRHQPGGQLSSIDLNGSRLTSHQFSAGREQKRQQGLLLSQYQYDEQGRLQAHTVGQRDKSLFQRRYNYDANGNLAGIDDSRKGNRSYHYDPLDRLISVRGATPESFAHDPTGNLLGQSNEGTANLANVKGNRLLMQGDRHYDYDAYGNLIRERRGAGQKLVTEYRYDCQHRLVGVSLPGGSIASYKYDAFGRRIEKTVDGHTTEFLWQGERLIAESAENRYRSYIYEPGSFRPLAMLDGEGPRKATPFYYQLDHLGTPQELTDYSGEIMWSAKYRAYGNLAALDVSEIDNPLRFQGQYFDAETGLHYNRHRYYNPGTGRFLTPDPIKLAGGLNNYQYVPNPTGWVDPLGLASGPTNCPQPVPGGTWKFNSEVDLDWRDTPGTSYQQMHKGLDEAFTRTGVPKNEFSVTKWGKDQYGKSYPTEWRVLEGRNKGAEVNIDDPRLVPSGDGPADPHVGYQTPGKRGTGGAVRGHILLESVPVSRARIGDPQ; from the coding sequence AGCGGCGTGACCGCAGACCTAGAAGGTTTTCTTCGCAAAGAGTGGGCCGGATTCAAACCGCAATGGTCGAACGTTTCCACCTCGGGCACCGCGATGGCGATTGGCACCGGCATTCTTGAAGGTGGCTGGGAGGCCATCAAGGGTGTGTGGGATGGCATCAATCAGGTGCTCGACATCCTGCAGGACCCGGGGAAATTCAAAGATGATCTCGGTGCTGGCGCACAAAAGCTAATCGATATTGCCCAAAGCACACCGGACGTCATGAAAAAGGCCATGTTACTGGCCAGCGATGAAGCAGCATTGTTCCTGCTGGTACGCAGCGCCGTGATCTGGCTCGCAGGGTTGCCGCCAATGAAGATGGCGGGCGACATCGCGAAGATGACCACGGCAATGGTCGTCGGTATCGCCATCGACATCGTTATTGGCGTGGTATTGACCATTGCGGCTGAAGGTACCGGGGTTATCTACCTCGCTGCCCGACTGAAGAAATACGGTGAGCTTGTCATCAACGCCGTGGTCGGTTTCGTTAAGTCGCTGTTCAAGATCATCAATGGCTTTATGGAATACGTCGCGAAATACACCGCTGTTGCGGCGCGGGGTGTGACGGCCAAGGTGAGAAACGGAGTTTCTGAGTTGCGTTTTGACGGGAAGAAAAACGCGAAACTTGCCGAAGGCAAAATAGCTGACGATGCCTCGAAGCAAGCCACGACTCCCGCTAATAAAAGCGCGGAGCCTGTGTCCTGCACGCGCGTCGACAAGTGCCCGGTTTCGATGGTGACCGGTGAAGAACTGTTGACGCTGACCGATGGTCAACTCGATGGCCTGCTGCCGTTTGAATGGACACGCCTCTATCGAACCAGCGCAGTGGAAATTGATTGCGGCTTGGGTTATGGCTGGAGCCATGCCTTGGCTCATCGCATCGAAATCAATGGCGATGAAGTCATCTGGACCGACCACGAAAACCGCTCAACCCCCTTCCCGCTTCCAACCGAACAACGCCCGGCCATCACCAACAGCCTTTCCCGCGCGGCAATTTTCCTCGGTGACGATCCATCGGAACTGATTCTGGCCCAGGCCGGCAAGCGTCCATCGTTCTACCACTTCCGCTTTAACAGCAAAGGCGCCACCCTGATCGCCATCAGCGACAGCTATGGCAATCGACTGCACGTCACACGCGATATCCATGGTCGTATCAAACGCCTCGACAATGGCGCCGGTCGCGCCTTGCTTCTGCGCTACGACCGAAAACACATCGTCGCGGTCGACTATCAGCAGTTTCTGCCTGCTGACAATCTGGAAGACGCCTGGAATACGGTGCAGACGCTGGTCACCTACAGCTATGACACCCAGCATCGTTTGATCGAGGCGAAGAACGCGGCCGGTGAAGCCGAACATTATCGCTACAACGAACAGCACGTCATTCTCGAGCGGCAACTGGCGGGCGGCGCTGCGTTCTACTGGGAGTGGGAGAACGAAGGCAAACTGTCTCGTTGCACACATCACTGGGCCAACTTCTCGCAGATGGAAGCGCACTACGCCTGGGATGACAAAGGCAGCGTGACTGTCACCAACGCCGACGGCAGCGAAGAGGTTTACACCCACGACGACCAAGCGCGATTGATCAGCAAGATCGACCCGGACGGCGCCGAGCACCTCAAGGCCTACAACGACAAAGGCCAGTTGATCGCACAAAAGGACCCGTTGGGCGCTGTCACCGAGTACCGCTACAACGACAACGGCTTGATGACTGCCGTCATCCCGCCGGAAGACGAAGCCACCACCTACGAATACATCAACGGTTTCGTCAGTGATGTCCATCGCGGAAAAGCCAGTTGGAAGTACCAACGCAACCGTCAGGGCGATATCACCCAGCAAATCGACCCGGACGGCAATGCCACGCTCTACAGCTACGATCCTCAGGGCCGCCTGCTGGAGATTCGCCACCCGGACGGCAGTCGCCATCAACTCGGCTGGAACAACCTCGGCCAGTTGCTGGAAGAACGCCTGCCCGATGGCGGCCAGCGCAAGTATCGCTACGACGCGCTGGGTCGGCAGATCACCCGCCAAGAAGAGTCCGGCGCCATTACCCAATACCAGTGGGACGCAGCTAATCGCCTCGCTCAGGTCACGCTGCCGGGCGGCGCAACCCGTGCGTTTACCTATAACGCCTACGGTAATGTCACCGCTGAACGCGATGAACTCGGCCGCATCACTCGGTACGAATATGCCGAAAATCTGCATCTGGTCAGTCGCCGCATCAACCCCGACGGCAGCCAACTTCGCTATCGCTATGACAACTCACGTCTGCTGCTGACTGAAATCGAAAACGAGCGCGGCGAGCAATACCACCTCGATTACTACACCAACGGCCTGATCCAGCAGGAAACCGGTTTCGACGGTCGTCGTACGGCTTACGAGTATGACCTCAACGGCCAACTGCTGAAGAAAACCGAGTTCGGCGACGATGGCAGCGAACTGGTCACCGAGTACCAGCGCGATGCGGCTGGCCGGCTGCTGGTGAAAACCCTGGCCGATGGCGAAGAAATCCACTACAGCTACGATGCCCTCGGTCGCCTCGTAAACGTCGACGACGGTCATTGGCCGCTCGCCTATAAATACGACCTGCAAGACCGCCTCATCGAAGAACACCAAGGTTGGGGCACCCTGCGCTACGAGTACGATAGCGTTGGTCAGCTCAAACACTGCCGCCTCCCCGACGGCAGCAAACTCGATTACCGTCACCAACCCGGCGGGCAACTCAGCAGCATCGACCTCAACGGCTCACGCCTGACCTCTCACCAGTTCAGTGCTGGGCGCGAACAAAAACGTCAGCAAGGTTTGCTGCTCAGCCAATACCAGTACGACGAACAAGGCCGTCTGCAAGCCCACACTGTTGGCCAGCGAGACAAGAGCCTGTTCCAGCGTCGTTATAACTACGACGCCAATGGCAATCTCGCGGGTATCGATGACAGCCGTAAAGGCAACCGCAGCTATCACTACGACCCGCTCGACCGACTGATCAGCGTGCGCGGTGCTACTCCGGAAAGCTTCGCCCATGACCCGACGGGCAACCTGCTGGGCCAAAGCAATGAAGGCACAGCAAACCTCGCCAACGTCAAAGGCAACCGCCTGCTGATGCAGGGTGATCGCCATTATGACTACGACGCCTACGGCAATCTGATTCGCGAGCGTCGCGGCGCCGGCCAGAAACTCGTCACCGAATACCGCTACGACTGTCAGCACCGCCTCGTCGGTGTCAGCCTGCCGGGTGGAAGCATCGCGAGCTACAAATACGACGCCTTTGGCCGCCGTATCGAAAAAACCGTCGACGGGCACACCACCGAATTCCTCTGGCAAGGTGAACGCCTGATCGCAGAAAGCGCTGAAAACCGCTATCGCAGCTACATCTACGAACCGGGCAGCTTCCGTCCACTGGCGATGCTCGATGGCGAAGGCCCGCGCAAGGCTACGCCGTTTTACTATCAACTCGACCACCTCGGCACACCGCAGGAGCTCACCGACTACAGCGGTGAAATCATGTGGTCGGCGAAGTACCGAGCCTACGGTAATCTCGCCGCGCTGGACGTCAGCGAGATCGATAACCCATTGCGCTTCCAGGGTCAGTATTTCGATGCGGAGACAGGGTTACATTACAACCGGCACCGCTACTACAATCCGGGAACTGGACGGTTTTTGACGCCGGATCCGATCAAGCTTGCGGGTGGGTTGAATAACTACCAGTACGTGCCTAACCCTACGGGGTGGGTAGACCCTCTAGGTCTAGCTAGCGGCCCGACAAATTGTCCACAGCCTGTCCCAGGCGGAACATGGAAATTCAATTCTGAGGTTGATTTAGACTGGAGGGATACACCTGGGACGTCATACCAGCAAATGCACAAAGGATTGGACGAGGCATTTACTCGAACAGGCGTGCCGAAAAACGAATTTTCAGTTACCAAGTGGGGCAAAGACCAATATGGAAAATCTTACCCAACAGAATGGCGCGTATTAGAGGGCAGAAATAAGGGTGCAGAAGTAAACATAGATGATCCTCGCCTCGTTCCTTCTGGTGATGGTCCGGCAGATCCTCATGTCGGTTACCAAACGCCAGGTAAGCGTGGTACAGGTGGGGCTGTTAGAGGACACATATTGTTAGAATCTGTGCCTGTATCACGCGCGAGAATTGGAGATCCTCAATGA